The nucleotide sequence AGGGTTTGTTCAGCATCACCGTCCGGGACCACATCATGGTCGCGCACAGCTTCCGCGGCGAGGTGTTCGGCCCGGCGCAGCGGCTGCACGGCGCGACGTTCGTGGTGGACGCGACGTTCCGCCGGCCCGAGCTCGACGCCGACAACATCGTGGTCGACATCGGACTGGCCACGGCGCAGCTCGGCGAGGTGCTGGGTGAGCTGAACTACCGCAACCTCGACGACGAGCCCGCGTTCGCCGGCGTCAACACGTCCACCGAGTTCCTCGCCAAGGTCATCGCGGACCGCCTCGCCGACCGGGTCGCCGCCGGCGCGCTCGGCGAGGGCGCGCGGGGGCTGGCCGGGATCACGGTCGCGCTGCACGAGTCGCACGCCGCGTGGGCCGCCTACGAGCGGACCCTGTGACCGACCTGCACGTCGTGCTGCCCGGCGGGGTCGACGACCCGGCCGCGCCCAGCGGTGGCAACCACTACGACCGGCGGGCCTGCGCCCAGCTGGCCGCGCTGGGCTGGCGGGTGGTCGAGCACCCCGCGGACGGTGGCTGGCCACGCCCCGACGCCGCAGAGGTCGCCGGCCTGGCCGCGACGCTCGACGCGCTGCCCGACGGCGCCCTCGCGCTGCTGGACGGCCTGGTGGCGGCCGCCGCGCCCGAGGTGGTCGTGCCCGCCGCGGACCGGCTGCGGGTGGCCGTGCTCGTGCACCTGCCGCTCGTGGACGAGGCCGGGGACACCGAGCTGGACGCCCGCGAACGCCGCACGCTGCGGGCCGCGGCCGCCGTCATCGCCACCAGCGACGGCGCCGCGCGTCGGCTGGCCGCGCTGCACGGGCTCGACGGGGTGCGCGTGGCGGCCCCGGGCGTCGACCCCGCGCCCCTGTCACCGGGTACCGACACCGGCTCCCGCCTGCTGTGCGTCGCCGCGGTGACCCCGCGCAAGGCGCAGGACACGCTCGTCGCCGCGCTCGCCACGCTCGGCGCGCTGGACTGGACGTGCGCGTTCACCGGCGCGCTGGACCGCGACCCGGCGTACGCGGCGCGGGTCCGGGCGGCCGCCGCCCCGCTCGGCGACCGGGTCACGTTCACCGGCCCGCTCGGCGGCGCCGCGCTGCAGGCCCGGTACGCGGAGGCGGACCTGCTGGTGCTGCCGTCGCGCGCCGAGACGTACGGCATGGTGGTGACCGAGGCCCTCGCGCGGGGC is from Phytohabitans houttuyneae and encodes:
- a CDS encoding 6-pyruvoyl trahydropterin synthase family protein, coding for MFSITVRDHIMVAHSFRGEVFGPAQRLHGATFVVDATFRRPELDADNIVVDIGLATAQLGEVLGELNYRNLDDEPAFAGVNTSTEFLAKVIADRLADRVAAGALGEGARGLAGITVALHESHAAWAAYERTL
- a CDS encoding glycosyltransferase family 4 protein, which encodes MTDLHVVLPGGVDDPAAPSGGNHYDRRACAQLAALGWRVVEHPADGGWPRPDAAEVAGLAATLDALPDGALALLDGLVAAAAPEVVVPAADRLRVAVLVHLPLVDEAGDTELDARERRTLRAAAAVIATSDGAARRLAALHGLDGVRVAAPGVDPAPLSPGTDTGSRLLCVAAVTPRKAQDTLVAALATLGALDWTCAFTGALDRDPAYAARVRAAAAPLGDRVTFTGPLGGAALQARYAEADLLVLPSRAETYGMVVTEALARGVPVVATEVGGVAEALGRAPDGARPGMLVPPGDPDALAGALRSWLTRPEVRSDLRTAAAARRSTLDGWDVTARALAGALEAL